From the Spiribacter sp. 2438 genome, one window contains:
- a CDS encoding helix-turn-helix domain-containing protein, with translation MPNRTNRTTHELAEYLRRSERTLIRWRHQGIGPSYFRLNGQVLYPSDLTEQWLESNRHNPVREKGVA, from the coding sequence ATGCCAAACCGTACCAATCGGACGACTCACGAGCTCGCGGAATATCTCCGTAGATCCGAGCGGACGCTGATCCGCTGGCGCCATCAAGGCATCGGGCCGAGCTATTTCCGCCTGAATGGGCAGGTGCTTTATCCATCCGACCTGACCGAGCAGTGGCTAGAGTCGAATCGCCATAACCCAGTTCGCGAGAAAGGGGTGGCGTGA